A part of Oncorhynchus gorbuscha isolate QuinsamMale2020 ecotype Even-year linkage group LG09, OgorEven_v1.0, whole genome shotgun sequence genomic DNA contains:
- the LOC124043885 gene encoding heterogeneous nuclear ribonucleoprotein A3-like has product MEGHEHREPEQLRKLFIGGLSFETTEESLRIHFEQWGNLTDSVVMRDPNNKRSRGFGFVTYSCVEEVDACMAARPHKVDGRVVEPKRAVSREDSNRPGAHLTVKKIFVGGIKEDTREDHIREYFETYGRIETIDIMEERATGKKRGFCFVSFDDNDTVDKIVAQKYHTINSHNCEVRKALPKQEMEASNQRNRGGGSGNFMGRGGNSGGGNFGQGGYGGGRGGDGYNGYGGEGGNYSGGPGYRGGRGGGYGGGSPGYGNQGGGFGGGYDNYNDRGNFRGNFGGGRGGNYNDFGNYGGPQSSYGPMKGNNFGGRNSGGGPYGGGYGSGGGSGHGYGSQRY; this is encoded by the exons ATGGAG GGTCATGAACATAGGGAGCCTGAACAGCTCAGGAAGCTGTTCATTGGGGGCCTAAGTTTTGAAACCACTGAGGAAAGTTTAAGGATCCATTTTGAACAATGGGGAAACCTCACAGACAGTGTG GTAATGCGGGACCCAAACAACAAGCGCTCGAGAGGGTTCGGCTTTGTAACATACTCCTGTGTGGAGGAGGTGGATGCCTGCATGGCAGCTCGCCCTCATAAGGTGGACGGACGAGTTGTTGAACCTAAAAGGGCTGTATCGAGAGAG GACTCTAACAGACCGGGTGCCCACCTGACGGTGAAGAAGATATTTGTTGGAGGGATCAAGGAGGACACACGGGAGGACCATATCAGGGAGTACTTTGAGACCTACGGGAGGATCGAGACCATTGACATTATGGAGGAACGCGCAACTGGGAAAAAGAGGGGATTCTGCTTTGTCTCATTTGATGACAATGACACTGTGGATAAAATTGTTG CTCAGAAATACCACACAATAAACAGCCACAACTGCGAAGTTAGAAAAGCACTCCCAAAACAGGAAATGGAGGCGTCCAATCAGAGGA ATAGGGGTGGTGGCTCTGGAAACTTCATGGGCAGAGGTGGTAACTCTGGTGGTGGCAACTTTGGGCAAG GAGGCTACGGTGGcggaagaggaggggatggatacAATGGATACGGTGGAGAGG GTGGAAACTACAGTGGGGGACCTGGCTACAGAGGTGGACGTGGTGGCGGGTATGGGGGAGGAAGTCCTGGGTATGGTAACCAGGGAGGAGGCTTTGGAGGAGGATATGATAACTACAATGACAGAGGCAACTTTAGAG GGAACTTTGGTGGTGGAAGGGGTGGAAATTACAATGACTTTGGCAACTACGGAGGACCGCAATCTAGCTATGGTCCCATGAAGGGGAACAACTTTGGTGGCAGAAACTCTGGTGGTGGCCCCTATGGAG GTGGCTACGGCTCAGGCGGTGGAAGTGGGCATGGCTACGGCTCACAGCGATATTGA
- the LOC124043886 gene encoding nuclear factor erythroid 2-related factor 2-like, translated as MMETEMHKMNPSQQDVDLIDILWRQDIDLGAGREVFDYCHRQKEHELQRQRVQEEEKRQQLLREQEKALLAQLQLDEETGEFVPRLAPSSQSPQSATTAASPQVTQNVSFTEDGDAMSFDECMQLLAETFPLVEATATASICLDVTVAPSPNSNHVMACELPALTQPPLLPASQPPQRTSPDLEQAWMELLSLPELQQCLNMQIKDTLDQTGGYLPTNTTPEVQDPNYSFYTLPNLAEVASNAAEVCPPEFINAFEESFPSMAPLDHLNQMTLKAPDLNTNFSAATFCDVFYQDIVNTKVTSVTLPCGQGNGGNSLAELSHKPTFTPMELHDLSPREAFDRGNKTEIMPEFPDSDSGVSVEASPHASSPEKSMYGDGSFGGYSDSDMEEMDSNPESAESDYSEMFSLSFQPDGFQTSPSVSAQQQDKKPKHGKTEPDEETGHNDPPFTKDKKRRRSEKRLSRDEQRAKALQIPFTVDMIINLPVDDFNEMMSKHQLNEAQLALVRDIRRRGKNKVAAQNCRKRKMENIVELEYDLDSLKEEKERLQREKTKNYSSLRQMKQELNTLYLEVFSLVRDEEGKSYSPSEYSLQQTTDGTVFLVPRIKKMLFKKNDN; from the exons ATGATGGAAACTGAGATGCATAAAATGAATCCTAGTCAACAG GACGTGGACCTAATCGACATCCTGTGGAGGCAGGACATTGACCTGGGCGCAGGGCGAGAGGTGTTTGACTACTGCCACCGTCAGAAGGAGCATGAGTTGCAGCGGCAGCGggtgcaggaggaggagaagaggcagcAGCTGctgagagagcaggagaaggcCTTGCTGGCTCAGCTACAGTTGGATGAGGAGACGGGGGAGTTCGTGCCCCGCCTTGCACCCAGCAGCCAGTCACCGCAGTCTGCCACCACCGCCGCATCCCCTCAAGTCacacag AATGTCAGCTTCACAGAAGACGGAGATGCCATGTCATTTGATGAATGTATGCAGCTGCTGGCAGAGACCTTCCCACTGGTAGAGGCTACGGCA ACCGCTTCCATCTGTCTGGACGTCACTGTAGCGCCATCCCCAAACAGCAACCATGTCATGGCATGTGAGCTACCAGCATTGACCCAGCCACCcctcctcccagcctcccagcccccACAGAGAACCTCCCCAGATTTGGAGCAGGCCTGGATGGAGCTTTTGTCCCTTCCTGAGCTGCAG CAATGCCTGAATATGCAAATTAAGGACACACTGGATCAGACAGGAGGATATCTGCCCACTAACACCACCCCTGAAGTGCAGGATCCAAACTACAGCTTCTACACATTGCCCAACCTGGCAGAGGTGGCGTCAAATGCAGCAGAGGTCTGCCCACCTGAATTCATCAACGCCTTTGAGGAGAGCTTTCCCAGCATGGCTCCTCTTGACCACCTCAATCAGATGACCCTAAAGGCCCCAGACCTAAATACTAACTTCAGTGCAGCAACTTTCTGTGATGTATTTTATCAAGACATTGTCAACACAAAAGTGACCAGTGTCACCCTGCCTTGTGGCCAAGGAAATGGAGGTAACTCCTTGGCAGAGCTATCACACAAGCCTACTTTTACACCAATGGAATTACATGACCTTTCTCCTAGAGAAGCATTTGACAGAGGAAACAAAACTGAGATAATGCCAGAATTTCCAGATTCGGACTCAGGTGTGTCTGTGGAGGCAAGTCCACATGCTAGCTCCCCTGAGAAATCGATGTATGGGGACGGATCCTTTGGTGGCTACAGCGATTCAGACATGGAGGAGATGGACAGTAACCCTGAGAGTGCAGAGTCTGACTACTCCGAGATGTTCTCACTGTCTTTCCAACCGGATGGTTTCCAGACTTCTCCCTCTGTGTCAGCTCAGCAGCAGGACAAAAAGCCCAAACATGGCAAGACAGAGCCAGATGAGGAGACTGGCCACAACGATCCCCCATTCACCAAAGACAAGAAGAGGAGACGCTCCGAGAAGCGTCTCTCCAGAGACGAGCAGCGTGCCAAGGCCCTCCAGATCCCCTTCACTGTGGACATGATCATCAACCTGCCTGTGGACGACTTCAACGAGATGATGTCCAAGCACCAGCTCAACGAGGCCCAGCTGGCCCTGGTCAGAGACATCCGCCGGCGGGGCAAGAATAAGGTGGCTGCCCAGAACTGCCGCAAACGCAAGATGGAGAACATCGTGGAGCTGGAGTATGACCTGGACTCACTGAAGGAGGAAAAGGAGcgactgcagagagagaagaccaaGAATTACAGCAGCTTGCGGCAGATGAAGCAGGAGCTTAACACTCTGTACCTGGAGGTGTTCAGTCTAGTGAGGGATGAGGAAGGGAAGTCCTACTCCCCGTCCGAGTACTCCCTCCAGCAGACCACCGATGGCACAGTCTTCCTCGTCCCCCGCattaaaaaaatgcttttcaagaAAAATGACAACTAG